The segment GTACATAGATTTGTTCTGACATCTGATTGTGTGGGGCACTTTTTGTTCATACTACTTTTTAGGGTGTCCTGAAGCTATACATGACCATGCAGCCACGTGTCTGTGATACATATTTCCATTATCTATTGACAGCAGATGTGCTAATGCTCATTAACTCATGTGAGCTCCAGACCATTTCAAGACTGATTTTGTCTTTTGGTCATTTGCTTAAACTGAGCTTGAGCCCCTGATGCCATTGTCACTTAACTATTATCATAAGGAAGCAAGAAATGCTAGATAATGTATGGAACTAAGTTCACCGACACTTTGATGCTTAGACCTGATACTCTatatacattttatattttattgccAAGCATGTCAGCACTTTTAGTACATATATTCTAGATGCTTATGTTCCctctttgttattttcttaaCGCCCCAATGTGGTTACTCTGTGGATAACACATGCATATCAATGTGAACTTTATACTCAATGTTCCACAGGCGAAGGCTCAAAATGGGTAAAAGTAGGCGAGAAAAGAACACTTCACGACGTCCTGAAAGAACCAAACTTTATTATTCCTGGGATCCCAGGTATGTCTTCACTAATGGTTTCAACCAAATTAAATGTGATTCTGACGtttaatttccttttcctttacATTGAAAGGAATTCCGTTTGGTTTCTTTAGTAATCTTGTTTTCTCACTTTATATGATGCAGTCTTTTATGTTGTTTCAAAACGCTCCAGCTTCTATAAAGAATTCAAAGCAGGGAAGTGGGTTCCTCCACCTTAAGTAATTAATTAGGACAGTGAGtagcatattttttttttgaagtgacaGTGAGTAGCATTGAAGGTTGGCGATTTTGTAGATGCGCCAAAGCAAGCAAGCAATCTTCATAGTAGGACTTGGATATGAATTATGTTGCTATATATGTCACCACCCAGTTAAAGAAATGGTGTTAACACTTCGGAGGTCTATGCTGttgccatcatcatcattgaaGACAAAGGCTTTGTAATTTTCCTAACGTGTCATTAACTTAGGTAATTTCACTTTTATAATGCTTGTACTAGAGAGTAGagatttgtaaaaaataaaataaaggttaAATTTTGTTGCACACATCTAGACGCACAACTTTGGAAATTGTGTGTTCAAAATACGATTTAAgtataattttgaaaacatgattttaccatttcaaaatttcaaaatggcACACGTGCTCCGTACATTGTCGGTAATGATTAGTGCTCTAAAATAAATAGAGctgaagttattttttattcaattgcCAAGGATTTGTTATAATGTGACAAATGGTTAAATTTTCAGTAATCATTAATTAATGTGGCATTTGGTACGGGAAATCCACATTACTCCCAATATCTAGATTACTGGGAATGTGATGCCTTGCAGATGCCTAGGAATTTAACTATTCCTATGTTTAGTTTAATTAGGAATCTAATAAGATTCTTAGGAATGTGAGATtataatgtttggtttattcaTATTAATCttaattgaattatttatttttccaattctatccttaaatttgtaaattcaatataagtctttaaaaaaaaaaatcttcctctaaataaaaaaaaaaatatataaactataaattatgaCAAATTCATTTAAACTATAGTctaacatttcattttttttttttcatacgtGAAACCTAAATAAAACTTTGTTAATGAATATATCAATAGAGTTGTCTTTAAAACTTTGTTAATGAATATATCAATAGAGTTGTCTATCCTATTTATGTTGTTTTGGTGGGAAAAGATAATGTTGTTTAGGTGGGAAGAGATAAAGACAGGAAAATATATTActgatttgttttatattttatctcaattgcttaaatgataagaaaaaagtgttaaaattgtcaatttattaaaaatacaatttcctttGAGTTTGGGAATCTAGATATCCTCATGTTTTAAAGGAAATTCACATTCCTACTGAAATGGGGTTAAAGAGGGGAATTTAGATTCCCTGGCCTCTGATTCCCCAGTGTGATTTGCAATCAAATATGAGAATCTTTAAACATTCCGAGGAATCCTAAAACATTACCCTGTATCAAACACTACATAAGATAATTTATGTAAAGTTTTATTATCTAagtttcaagaaaattaaaattctactaccttcttaaaaaaaaaaaaaaaaaaaaaaaatctaaaacaggCCTTTTGATAGATTCTACAATAAAGTCATGAATATCTTTTGAGACAGAGGTATTAAGTCATAAATGTCCAATCCcttctaaaaagaaaagaaaaaaaaaaggtcacaaGTATCCAATCAATAGAATTCtatagaacattttttttttttttttttaacatagtgTTTCACGAACATTCTCTAGAATATTAATTGGGCCCATTTGAATGGACCAAGGAACCTCTcttaatatataagaaaattaaatttctatttcaactaaaactctatttcaaaaaaaaattcaaaaattttaaaatagattatgtttgcattttgataatttaatctAGATGAcactttattataaattttcaaaatggcTTACcaagtttcaataatattttaaaaatatatatttcttttatacaGAATTTTGGAATAATTCGTACATTGGTCataagtgtgtgtatatataatctGATCTATATTTGTGATTCTTTTTCAGAATAATTTGTGAAATTGGTTATGGGGTTTACCAACATTTTAGATTAGATAAttatgattataaaaaaaaatgatgattatATAGGTATAAATAAtgatacccaaaaaaaaaagtctctgtGACTTGTGAGAGTAGGTgtctttcttttgtgtttttatttttttgggttttttttttgttttttttggttttttggttttttttttttttttgttgtgttttttgtttgttttatttatttatttattattattttttttcacattgtaAATGTGAGCCTTGATGAGGTTGGCTTAGCGCTAGAATTGGATCTTCTCTAATTAGCAATAAAAGTTGTATCTGAAATAactttccaccaaaaaaaacccactttTTTTGGGGTTGATTCTTAGCCCCTGGATTATGATTCCAAGGGAGGCTCCAGGTTGTCAAGGAGTATATTCATTCAACAGGAGAAGATTCAGATTCATTTACCTAGATttagaaaatatcatttacagCGCAAATGGAAAAATTAAACAAGGAAAAAATCGGTAAATCTGAAGTGTACGCTACCATATTTATAGATGTATTTTTTCCAAATGACTTTGAATGTTGCACGCTTCTGGAGTATTTGGTAAAAATATACTTTGTACAATTATAGTCCAGTTTGATTTCATTTGAGATCCTATTAAGTAGGGAAATCAGTCATGATTCTAagcaatatttttttgttacgTATCAAGTGTCCTAGTTCAATTAGGAATCTGTTCAAATCAGATTTTCTTAGACTATAATTTTTGTGTCACGACTTTTGTCACAGCTGTGATATTCCAAATAGTAACGAACTaactacttttttttccacCACTCACAGTCACGAGTTTGCTGATTTTTCTCGTTTTGTTAAGCATTAGTGTTCAAGTCCAACTAAGAATTTATTGGAATCATTTAAAGCCAACCTAGTCCAACTAAGAATCTATTGGAAGCTTTTAAAGCCAACCTCAATACGATTCTATATGATACCACTCCATCAAAGCCTGAATTTCTTGTGCAGCCAGAGCCCTTCCTGATTTCTTCTCTTAGATTCTGTAGTCTAAACCTCTTTCCATCCTACCATGGCGGCAGCGGGTTTTTCATGTTCTGCTGCTGATCTCAATCCTTTATTGGGTGCTAATTCATCAGCTGCGGCCGAATACATTTGCAGCGGATTTGATGCAGTCTCAAGCAAGTTTGTTGACACAGGATATGCCATTGACAACACATACCTTCTCTTCTCTGCATATCTTGTGTTTTCCATGCAGCTTGGTTTTGCTATGCTGTGCGCTGGTTCTGTACGTGCTAAGAACACCATGAACATCATGCTGACTAATGTTCTTGATGCTGCCACTGGTGGCGTTTTCTATTATCTCTTTGGCTTTGCCTTTGCCTTTGGTGCTCCATCAAATGGATTCATAGGCAAACACTTCTTTGCCCTGCATGAATACCCTACGGCGTCTTTTGACTACGGGTATTTCCTTTATCAATGGGCTTTTGCCATTGCAGCCGCTGGAATCACCAGTGGTTCAATTGCAGAACGAACCCAATTCGCTTCTTATTTGATCTATTCATCTTTCTTGACTGGTTTTGTCTATCCAATTGTTTCTCATTGGTTCTGGTCTGCTGATGGTTGGGCAAGCCCTGCTGCGTCTGATCTGTTGTTTGGATCTGGGGTTATTGATTTTGCTGGCTCTGGTGTGGTTCACATGGTTGGAGGCATTGCTGGTTTTTGGGGTGCATTCATTGAAGGTCCACGAATGGGCCGGTTTGATCATGCTGGCCGTGCCGTGTCAATGCGTGGACATAGCGGGACATTGGTTGTGTTAGGCACATTTATGCTATGGTTTGGCTGGTATGGTTTCAATCCTGGTTCATTCCTAAACATCTTGAAGGCCTATGGAGAGAGTGGTTCTTATTATGGACAATGGAGTGCTATTGGGAGAACCGCAGTTACAACCACACTTGCTGGTTCTACAGCTGCACTGACCACATTGTTTGGGAAACGCTTGCTTTCTGGCCATTGGAATCTAACTGATGTTTGTAATGGTTTGCTTGGTGGGTTTGCAGCAATTACCTCAGGCTGCTCTGTTGTTGAACCTTGGGCAGCAATCATATGTGGGTTCGTAGCCGCTTGGGTTCTCATCGGATTCAACAAGCTTGCTGAGAAACTCAAGTTTGATGATCCATTGGAAGCAGCACAACTTCATGGAGGGTGTGGTGCATGGGGGATAATCTCTACTGGCTTGTTTGCAAGGAAAGCATATGTCAATGAGGTTTATCCGGGGCAACCGGATAGGCCTTATGGGCTGTTTATGGGAGGTGGTGGAAAGCTCTTGGCAGCACAAATTATCCAGATTTTGGTGATTGTAGGGTGGGTGAGTGCTACCATGGGGACCTTGTTCTGGTTGCTGCACAAATTGAAGCTTTTGAGGATTTCACAAGAAGAGGAGATGGCAGGATTGGATTTGACAAGCCACGGTGGAGTGGCTTATGAATACAATGGATATGCTGCTGAAGTTGTGGATCAGAAGAACAGATTCGAGATGAAAAGTCCCGTCGCTTTTTAATCTTAATTTATGGTTTGCATTCTCTTAATCGTTAGAATTGATCTGCAAAGCATGTACAGATTTATTATTGTGAGAGCGGACAATGTAATTTTAGTGCCTGGTTTCttttagatttcaattaaaatgttgatgtgtgCTGAACCTGTCAATCTTTCTTTGACaatgcaaaatttcaaatcaagaTGGTAACAAGTGTTTGCAGCACTATTGCAGTGCAAAAGGAAAAAGGTGCTGCTCTTCAATTTGCATTCAATATTTCCTCCCAAACTTGTCCCACTTATAACTGAGTTTGgcatattttttacatttagcAACAAAAATGATCTAAATTGAAGTTTATTTTGACCTCTTATTTCAATCATAAATAGTGTTTGGGGTTTTTTGCTACTTCATTCTTAGTAAAGCGTGTATTTAAGATTGATATGTGGAATGGAAGACTATTAGTTGCGTTTGAGATCAGACCAATACACCACCATTAAAATTGCGGGTTTTATCATATGAGCATTGCCAGACCCAAGTAAAACTGTGTGCTtctcagaaaaaataaataaaataaaaagtaaaactgTGTTTATATACATGGTCAAGCTTCCCAGCATGTGAGGATGGAGAGAATAAACAACAATGCAAGACTAGTTGTAATTTTGTTACATTAGCCGATATATTGTTCGTGGTACattttaaaatcatatcatatactatataataaaagttgggcttagaagcCATGGTTGCGtcaagtggcttcaccaaattgtaggattttttttagatttttaaaatattatatatatatatatatatatttgttcttatcttcttctcctataatttctaagttgataaaaattttgatttgattacaattcaaattcttcaactAATCCTTatcttaatataatttataagtcgATAAGTAGAacacttaaaaacaaaatttagcttcacactttcataaattttttactacacgtaaaaaattgtagaattttttagattttaaatatatatatataatttttcttctcctataatttctaagttgataaaaatcttaatttgattacaatccaaaattttcatctaatccatctactataatttctaagttgataaaatcttaatttgattacaatccaaattcttcatctaatccatctaatccttatttttacgtgtagtgtattataaaaaaaagaaaaaaaaaaagcaattttaacaaaacatgcaacttacattcaaaaataaatgttttaataAAACATACAACTTACAttcaacaaaaagtaaaatcttAAAAAGAGATTAAACTTAGTTGGTTTTCTTCTTTGAGAAGTAAATTTAGTTCATTTGTACCATACAACTACAATCTACAATTGTGTCTATCTAAATATTATCAACAAAGTCTAAAATAAtatgatagaaagaaaaaaaaaatccaagcataaaatattaaaatttgtagTTGTGTATGTAGAAGTATAGCTAAtcccatttcaaaaaaaaaaaaaaaccactttcaATGGGAGGATATACACACAGGTggaattaataataaatttgttatctacttttttttcaaatatattttgttttaatttatttatttattggataaatatcaaatttttggataacaaaaaagaagaagctaattACGTTAACAACTTGATCTTTACCGtataattgggaaaaaaaattgtaattaacgTTAACAACTTGATATTATggtatttgattttaaataaattccttctctttttttgctTATAACAAATTCTTcacaactaatttttttttttttaaatagaaacaatttcttatcttttttttttttttttgggttaaagtttaccatggttgaaattttgtttgCTAGATAAATATAGGAATGATTATGGATAATAGTTTTATTAAACCATGACTCTCGTCTTTAGATTTTCAAGTCACTATAAGTAATAAGGCCagattcatgattttttttttcattaatattttgaacGTCCAAGtatctatcatttttttaggGATATTTGTTTTCCTCTCAAATTTAGTCCCTCttcacttcaaaaaataaattcccaattttgtttttattttttatttatttatttatgttgttttttacttctttttttttagggagtTTCCTTGAGGTTTTGAAGCACTCgatcaaaaaaatttctcaaaaaaatttcttgaagtttatatttacacattttgttttgatagGGTGAAATTCGATGCATCATCTctcactttcaaaaaaaaaaattcaattcttaTGTAAGTTTATCtactttcattttttaatgtttagtaatTTGGGTTGTTCATAATTCTTAACTATTACATTGAGGTTACCACTTAAATATGCTTTcaactattattttttaattattgaatttaaggTTTTTTACATTGAGGTTACCActtaaatattctttcatttttttttaattattgaatttaaggtttttcatttaaatatgcaCTTGAGTTTTAATTATGTAAACTCCCTTTATATATTTTAGGtatctccttttatattagttgCATAGTTATCTACCATATtccattcaattaattttggacctatataagattttttttattatgaaaactTAATCTTACACAGTAtacattcattatataacttaaagTAAAAGGttactttgtttaaaaaaaatagagtaaaagattactttatttttattatctattta is part of the Quercus robur chromosome 9, dhQueRobu3.1, whole genome shotgun sequence genome and harbors:
- the LOC126698634 gene encoding ammonium transporter 1 member 1-like — encoded protein: MAAAGFSCSAADLNPLLGANSSAAAEYICSGFDAVSSKFVDTGYAIDNTYLLFSAYLVFSMQLGFAMLCAGSVRAKNTMNIMLTNVLDAATGGVFYYLFGFAFAFGAPSNGFIGKHFFALHEYPTASFDYGYFLYQWAFAIAAAGITSGSIAERTQFASYLIYSSFLTGFVYPIVSHWFWSADGWASPAASDLLFGSGVIDFAGSGVVHMVGGIAGFWGAFIEGPRMGRFDHAGRAVSMRGHSGTLVVLGTFMLWFGWYGFNPGSFLNILKAYGESGSYYGQWSAIGRTAVTTTLAGSTAALTTLFGKRLLSGHWNLTDVCNGLLGGFAAITSGCSVVEPWAAIICGFVAAWVLIGFNKLAEKLKFDDPLEAAQLHGGCGAWGIISTGLFARKAYVNEVYPGQPDRPYGLFMGGGGKLLAAQIIQILVIVGWVSATMGTLFWLLHKLKLLRISQEEEMAGLDLTSHGGVAYEYNGYAAEVVDQKNRFEMKSPVAF